From a region of the Rhinatrema bivittatum chromosome 15, aRhiBiv1.1, whole genome shotgun sequence genome:
- the CAMK2N1 gene encoding calcium/calmodulin-dependent protein kinase II inhibitor 1 isoform X2: MSEVLPFSEAEQLPHYAAGGGAEVPGQISFTCRLQDTSNFYNSAGQGGKRPPKLGQIGRSKREEEDGIDDVMKPLSDKTPPGV, encoded by the exons ATGTCCGAGGTGCTGCCCTTCAGCGAGGCCGAGCAGCTGCCGCATTACGCGGCCGGCGGCGGGGCCGAGGTGCCCGGGCAGATCTCCTTCACCTGCCGCCTGCAGGACACCAGCAACTTCTACAACAGCGCCGGGCAGGGGGGCaagaggccccccaagctggggcAGATCGGCCGCAGCAAGCGAG AAGAAGAGGACGGGATTGACGATGTGATGAAGCCCCTCTCAGACAAGACCCCTCCCGGTGTTtaa
- the CAMK2N1 gene encoding calcium/calmodulin-dependent protein kinase II inhibitor 1 isoform X1, translating into MSEVLPFSEAEQLPHYAAGGGAEVPGQISFTCRLQDTSNFYNSAGQGGKRPPKLGQIGRSKRVEEEDGIDDVMKPLSDKTPPGV; encoded by the exons ATGTCCGAGGTGCTGCCCTTCAGCGAGGCCGAGCAGCTGCCGCATTACGCGGCCGGCGGCGGGGCCGAGGTGCCCGGGCAGATCTCCTTCACCTGCCGCCTGCAGGACACCAGCAACTTCTACAACAGCGCCGGGCAGGGGGGCaagaggccccccaagctggggcAGATCGGCCGCAGCAAGCGAG TAGAAGAAGAGGACGGGATTGACGATGTGATGAAGCCCCTCTCAGACAAGACCCCTCCCGGTGTTtaa